In the genome of Nitrospira sp. MA-1, one region contains:
- a CDS encoding response regulator — protein sequence MAERILVVDDDKGVREALSEFLLSLGYTVVMAENGEEALNQYRKGDFDVIMADLIMPNMDGMELLRRIRDIKNDEVIFLMITGHPSIGTAVEAINRGADDYITKPFHLEDVRLRVTKALEKQTLKGRLKTAQGLAWGLMLSIPLWLLLGIILVILFKG from the coding sequence ATGGCTGAGCGCATCTTGGTTGTTGATGACGACAAGGGAGTCCGGGAGGCCTTGTCAGAGTTCTTGCTATCGTTGGGTTATACCGTCGTGATGGCCGAAAATGGTGAAGAGGCCTTGAATCAGTATCGTAAGGGTGATTTTGACGTGATTATGGCGGATCTGATTATGCCCAATATGGATGGGATGGAGTTGTTAAGGCGTATCAGAGACATCAAAAATGATGAGGTGATTTTTCTGATGATCACTGGGCATCCCTCTATTGGTACGGCTGTGGAGGCTATTAATCGTGGAGCCGATGATTATATTACCAAACCCTTCCATCTCGAGGACGTAAGGTTGCGAGTCACGAAAGCGTTGGAAAAGCAAACCTTAAAAGGTCGCTTGAAAACCGCACAAGGTTTGGCTTGGGGTTTAATGTTGTCCATTCCGCTTTGGCTCTTGTTGGGGATAATTCTGGTTATCCTGTTTAAAGGATAA
- a CDS encoding M23 family metallopeptidase: MKYGIIVGLVLLLVQGGVITHYVYQWSQLSELGEIKQELNTSRARTSNFSTEVDGMKKRMLVLETLNRKLQTMFGLEADEIQGLPTGLPGQGGEELPYEEVPYDGLQEEAPLESKPAIARTGVPAVSGLDSTIDRKITEIKAGLEWLNQQTELENKILEELSAAAQKKADQWASIPSIWPVKGVLTSKFGPRVSPFTGKKALHAGIDIGAPTGTEVRSPASGKIVVAAYDGRMGKFVRIDHGYGIETTYGHMSKINVKYGDKVQRGDLVGLVGSTGKFSTGPHLHYQVAVNDRVVDPIHYILD, translated from the coding sequence GTGAAATATGGAATAATTGTTGGTTTAGTGTTACTGCTCGTTCAGGGTGGGGTAATTACGCATTATGTTTACCAGTGGAGCCAACTCAGTGAATTAGGAGAAATAAAACAAGAATTAAATACGTCACGTGCTCGAACCAGCAATTTTTCAACAGAAGTAGATGGAATGAAGAAGCGAATGTTGGTGTTGGAGACCCTCAATCGGAAACTTCAGACCATGTTTGGTCTGGAGGCGGATGAGATTCAGGGGTTGCCTACTGGCCTTCCTGGGCAAGGGGGAGAAGAGTTGCCATATGAGGAGGTGCCATACGATGGGCTGCAAGAGGAGGCACCTTTGGAGTCAAAGCCTGCAATTGCAAGGACCGGGGTCCCAGCGGTTTCTGGATTAGATTCGACCATTGACCGAAAAATAACCGAGATCAAAGCTGGGCTAGAGTGGCTAAACCAACAAACTGAATTAGAAAATAAAATTTTGGAAGAACTTTCTGCTGCGGCTCAGAAAAAAGCTGATCAATGGGCTTCCATTCCTTCCATCTGGCCAGTTAAAGGTGTCTTAACCTCAAAATTTGGTCCTCGCGTTTCTCCTTTTACAGGGAAAAAAGCCTTGCATGCAGGAATTGATATCGGTGCACCAACTGGCACAGAGGTTCGGTCCCCCGCTTCGGGGAAAATTGTTGTAGCCGCTTATGATGGGCGGATGGGGAAATTTGTTCGTATTGATCATGGTTACGGCATAGAAACGACCTACGGTCATATGTCCAAAATTAATGTGAAATATGGGGATAAAGTTCAAAGAGGCGACCTTGTCGGTCTTGTCGGGAGCACGGGAAAGTTTTCTACGGGACCCCATCTGCACTATCAAGTGGCTGTGAATGATAGAGTTGTAGATCCCATTCATTATATTTTGGATTAG
- the thrH gene encoding bifunctional phosphoserine phosphatase/homoserine phosphotransferase ThrH, translating to MAQPIVTCLDMEGVLFPEIWLALADKVGIQELRLTTRDVADYDVLMKKRLEVLKAHRITLRDIQDVASSISPLPGVPDFIAWLRERCQIIILSDTYYEFVAPLMKKLQFPTIFCHTLGVDSHGFITDYFLRQPDQKRHAVSAMKGIGFRVLAGGDSYNDVSMLKEADAGIFFCPPDSIIQEFPQFPVARSYAEFQEHLGRAGGFPS from the coding sequence ATGGCGCAACCGATTGTCACCTGTTTGGATATGGAAGGAGTGTTATTTCCTGAAATCTGGCTAGCTTTGGCGGATAAAGTGGGAATACAAGAGCTACGTCTGACCACCAGGGATGTTGCGGATTATGATGTCTTGATGAAAAAACGACTGGAAGTTCTGAAGGCGCATCGCATTACTCTTCGCGATATTCAGGATGTTGCCAGTTCAATTTCTCCCCTCCCTGGAGTTCCTGATTTTATTGCGTGGTTACGCGAACGCTGCCAAATTATAATATTGTCGGATACGTATTATGAATTTGTAGCGCCACTCATGAAGAAACTCCAATTCCCTACGATTTTTTGCCATACATTGGGGGTTGATTCCCATGGGTTTATCACAGATTACTTCCTGCGCCAACCTGACCAAAAGCGACATGCCGTTAGTGCGATGAAGGGTATCGGGTTCCGGGTGTTGGCGGGAGGAGATTCTTATAATGATGTTTCAATGTTAAAGGAGGCCGACGCCGGAATTTTTTTCTGTCCTCCTGATTCGATAATCCAGGAATTTCCCCAATTCCCTGTAGCTCGTTCGTATGCAGAATTCCAGGAACATCTTGGGCGGGCAGGCGGCTTCCCGTCCTGA
- a CDS encoding divalent-cation tolerance protein CutA produces MEEIVVLVTVSSEAEATSLSRILVENGLAACVNIIPGVRSIFKWDGKISEEQEILLLAKTGRQAFDQLVIMVKANHSYTVPEIIALPIQLGSKEYLAWIQDATKSRVGMVEG; encoded by the coding sequence ATGGAAGAAATCGTCGTTTTGGTGACGGTAAGTTCTGAAGCGGAGGCTACAAGCCTGTCAAGGATCTTGGTGGAAAACGGGTTAGCTGCCTGCGTCAATATTATCCCAGGGGTGCGGTCAATTTTTAAATGGGATGGGAAAATTTCGGAGGAACAGGAAATTTTATTGTTGGCAAAAACTGGGAGACAGGCGTTTGACCAATTAGTTATTATGGTGAAAGCCAATCATAGTTATACCGTTCCGGAAATCATTGCTCTTCCGATTCAGCTTGGGAGCAAAGAATATTTAGCCTGGATTCAAGATGCCACCAAGAGCCGAGTAGGTATGGTCGAAGGGTAG
- a CDS encoding HAD-IA family hydrolase, translating to MTTWRAEVLFFDFDGTLIDSKIDIATSVNLTLRDLGLTIRSREEIFSFVGDGVKRLLRLSVGEENCGQYEKALEIFRKHYLEHCVETTRFYPGIWEVLHHYQDRRKAIVTNKSLEYTLSIVDGLHAQDLFHHVEAPRDTMELKPEPVMLLRALEGLGIDPSEAVMIGDSTNDVRAAQAAGIRSCAVGYGYGNREKVAALRPDFYCENPKDLLGLF from the coding sequence ATGACTACTTGGCGTGCGGAAGTGTTGTTCTTTGATTTTGACGGAACTTTGATCGATTCGAAAATTGATATAGCCACATCGGTAAACCTAACCCTAAGGGATTTGGGGTTGACCATACGATCGCGGGAAGAAATCTTTAGTTTTGTGGGTGATGGGGTGAAGCGGTTATTGCGGTTATCGGTGGGAGAAGAAAATTGTGGTCAATATGAAAAAGCCCTGGAGATTTTCCGGAAACATTATTTAGAGCATTGCGTGGAAACCACACGGTTTTATCCTGGGATATGGGAAGTGCTCCATCACTATCAGGACCGCCGGAAAGCCATTGTGACTAACAAATCTTTAGAGTATACCCTTTCAATTGTTGATGGGTTACATGCACAGGATCTCTTTCATCATGTGGAAGCTCCTCGGGATACGATGGAATTGAAGCCGGAACCCGTGATGTTACTGCGAGCACTTGAAGGGTTGGGCATTGATCCATCTGAAGCGGTGATGATTGGGGATAGTACGAATGATGTCCGGGCAGCTCAGGCCGCCGGCATACGATCTTGTGCTGTGGGCTATGGTTATGGGAACCGAGAAAAAGTTGCGGCATTACGGCCTGATTTTTATTGTGAAAATCCGAAGGATCTTCTTGGCCTGTTTTAA